The following proteins come from a genomic window of Anguilla rostrata isolate EN2019 chromosome 17, ASM1855537v3, whole genome shotgun sequence:
- the cldnk gene encoding claudin k — protein sequence MASTGLQLLGLVLALLGWVGGTLVCAAPLWRVTAFIGNNIVTAQIIWEGLWMSCIVQSTGQIQCKVYDSLLALPSDMQAARGLSMLSVLLSGLAFALGVLGVKCTKCLGRQHLKARISRVSGIIFVLAGFLYLVPVCWTAHSIIRDFYDPHVAAPHKRELGPALYLGWGASGLLLVGGALLYSGSSPPGAPSSPTFSGSSEDSPRRVPGGAGQVKGYV from the coding sequence ATGGCCTCCACGGGCCTGCAGCTCCTGGGCCTGGTCCTGGCCCTGCTGGGCTGGGTGGGCGGGACCCTGGTGTGCGCCGCCCCCCTGTGGCGGGTCACCGCCTTCATCGGCAACAACATCGTGACGGCGCAGATCATCTGGGAGGGCCTGTGGATGAGCTGCATCGTCCAGAGCACGGGGCAGATCCAGTGCAAGGTGTACGACAGCCTGCTGGCGCTGCCCAGCGACATGCAGGCGGCCCGCGGGCTGTCCATGCTGTCCGTGCTGCTGAGCGGCCTGGCCTTCGCCCTGGGCGTGCTGGGCGTCAAGTGCACCAAGTGCCTGGGCCGGCAGCACCTGAAGGCGCGGATCAGCCGCGTCTCCGGCATCATCTTCGTCCTGGCGGGGTTCCTCTACCTCGTGCCCGTCTGCTGGACCGCCCACTCCATCATCCGGGATTTCTACGACCCCCACGTGGCCGCCCCGCACAAGCGGGAGCTGGGCCCCGCCCTCTACCTGGGCTGGGGGGCCTCGGGGCTCctgctggtgggcggggccctgCTCTACTCCGGGTCCAGCCCACCGGGGGCGCCCTCCTCGCCCACCTTCAGCGGAAGCAGCGAGGACAGCCCCCGCCGGGTGCCTGGCGGGGCCGGCCAGGTGAAGGGGTACGTGtaa
- the LOC135244130 gene encoding GTPase IMAP family member 4-like isoform X3 yields the protein MLHLRMVLVGKSGAGKSASGNTILGKKAFKEDDSADCVTMVSSKQSAERFGRQFSVIDTPGLFSTSMDEEQVKKEIDKCISLSVPGPLVFLLVVRLGRFMQEEKSAVQWIQKHFGEEASLYTMLLFTGADQIKKSVDVFLDRSKELQDLINCCGGRYHIFNNDDEQNITQVTELMQKIEKMVQENGGEHYTNEMYKEAERKIREEEKRRRRENMKKSLKGAAIWALAVAAAVAVTRN from the exons A TGTTGCACTTGAGGATGGTGCTGGTTGGCAAGAGTGGAGCAGGAAAGAGCGCGTCAGGAAATACCATCCTGGGGAAGAAAGCTTTTAAAGAGGATGATTCCGCTGACTGTGTTACCATGGTTTCATCAAAGCAGAGTGCAGAGCGTTTTGGAAGGCAGTTCTCTGTGATTGACACACCTGGGCTTTTCAGCACATCCATGGATGAAGAacaagtgaaaaaagaaatagacAAGTgcatcagtctgtctgtcccagGACCCCTCGTGTTTCTGCTGGTGGTCAGGTTGGGCAGATTCATGCAGGAAGAGAAATCTGCTGTGCAGTGGATCCAGAAGCACTTTGGGGAAGAAGCCTCACTGTACACAATGCTGCTGTTCACAGGTGCCGATCAGATAAAGAAATCGGTGGATGTGTTTCTGGACCGTTCCAAGGAACTTCAGGACCTCATTAATTGCTGTGGTGGAAGATATCATATCTTCAATAATGATGATGAACAGAACATCACTCAGGTTACCGAACTGATGCAGAAAATAGAGAAGATGGTGCAGGAGAATGGAGGAGAACACTACACCAATGAGATGTACAAGGAGGCTGAGAGAAAgatcagagaggaggagaaaaggaggagaagagaaaatatgaagaaaagTTTGAAAGGAGCAGCAATTTGGGCTCTGGCAGTCGCTGCAGCTGTAGCAGTAACAAGGAATTAA
- the LOC135244129 gene encoding GTPase IMAP family member 4-like, producing MAGVRSLLVFTLDDLLAEDLRRFKFWLSNDLPEGVKPIGKGRLENRGVVDMVELMVEVHGEEGAAKVALHALRKVDQNDLAQRLEKEHERPGERLGPPDLRMVLVGKSGGGKSASGNTILGRQAFKSEFSPSSVTRSSERSDGETQGRRVAVIDTPGIFDTSMPEEQVRREIERCIALSVPGPHAFLLVLRLGRFTQEERRAVRWIQERFGEEAARYTVVLLTGGDQLDKPVQEFLSVSRDLQEVIGSCGGGYHVFSNRDARDGGAQVSELMRKVDEMVERNGGGHYTNDMYQEVERRLREEERRRREEEEERERQEEERIRAEEERRRREEEERRRHEEERIRAEEERRWRDAEKRIREEEAKKREEAEMKIREEEARKREEAEMKIREEEARKREEEVEKIREEAERQRMMQIEKKEEKKNRGESKFMRETKRVRDDVLNFFR from the exons ATGGCTGGAGTCCGGTCCTTGCTCGTTTTCACTCTGGATGATCTGCTGGCAGAGGATCTGCGGAGGTTTAAGTTTTGGCTCTCGAACGATTTGCCTGAGGGCGTTAAGCCCATTGGAAAGGGCAGACTGGAGAACAGAGGCGTGGTCGACATGGTGGAGCTGATGGTGGAGGTCCACGGAGAAGAAGGTGCTGCGAAGGTCGCGCTGCATGCCCTGAGGAAGGTGGACCAGAACGACCTCGCGCAGAGGCTGGAGAAAGAGCACG AGAGGCCTGGGGAGAGGCTTGGTCCTCCTGATTTGAGGATGGTGCTGGTCGGTAAGAGCGGAGGAGGGAAGAGCGCATCgggaaacaccatcctggggAGGCAAGCTTTTAAATCGGAGTTCTCCCCCAGCTCAGTGACCAGGAGCAGCGAGAGGAGCGACGGGGAGACCCAGGGGAGGCGCGTTGCTGTGATCGACACCCCAGGGATCTTCGACACTTCCATGCCGGAGGAACAGGTTCGGCGCGAGATCGAGAGGTGCATCGCCCTGTCCGTCCCGGGCCCGCACGCGTTCCTGCTGGTGCTCCGCCTGGGCCGGTTCACGCAGGAGGAGAGGCGCGCCGTGCGCTGGATCCAGGAGAGGTTCGGGGAAGAGGCCGCGCGGTACACGGTGGTGCTGCTCACGGGGGGAGATCAGCTGGACAAGCCGGTGCAGGAGTTTCTGAGCGTCAGCCGCGACCTCCAGGAGGTCATCGGCAGCTGCGGCGGCGGCTACCACGTCTTCAGCAACAGAGACGCCCGCGACGGCGGCGCTCAGGTCTCCGAGCTGATGCGCAAGGTGGACGAAATGGTGGAGAGGAACGGAGGAGGGCACTACACCAACGATATGTACCAGGAGGTGGAGAGAAGgctcagagaggaggagaggaggaggagagaagaagaagaggagagagagaggcaggaagaggAACGGATCagagcggaggaggagaggaggaggagagaagaagaggagagaaggaggcaCGAAGAGGAAAGGATcagggcggaggaggagagaaggtgGAGGGACGCTGAGAAAAGGATCAGAGAAGAGGAGGCGAAGAAGAGGGAAGAGGCGGAGATGAAGATCAGAGAAGAGGAGGCgaggaagagggaagaggcGGAGATGAAGATCAGAGAAGAGGAGGCgaggaagagggaagaggaggtggaAAAGATTAGAGAAGAGGCTGAAAGACAGAGAATGATGCAGAttgagaagaaggaggagaagaaaaatcGTGGGGAAAGTAAATTTATGAGGGAAACaaaaagagtgagagatgaTGTCCTTAATTTTTTCAGATGA
- the LOC135244130 gene encoding GTPase IMAP family member 7-like isoform X1, translating into MSDLRMVLVGKSGAGKSASGNTILGKEVFKEDDSADSVTTFSSRQSAERSGKQFSVIDTPGLFGTSMDEEQVKKEIDECVRLSVPGPHVFLLVVRLGRFTQEDKSAVQWIQKHFGEKASRYTIVLFAGADQMKKPMEEFLNNSKLLQDLIHCCGGRYHIFNNDDKQNITQVTELMQKIEKMVKENGGEYYTNEMYKEAERKIREEEDKKWRAEKWENAKKYLKGGAFVATAVGGVAAGTSRAVWLAVAVGAAMLGQRIVMITSLI; encoded by the exons A TGTCTGACCTGAGGATGGTGCTGGTTGGCAAGAGTGGAGCAGGAAAGAGCGCGTCAGGAAATACCATCCTGGGGAAGGAAGTTTTTAAAGAGGATGATTCCGCTGACTCTGTTACCACGTTTTCATCAAGGCAGAGTGCAGAACGTTCTGGAAAGCAGTTCTCTGTGATTGACACACCAGGACTTTTCGGCACATCCATGGATGAAGAacaagtgaaaaaagaaattgacGAGTGCGTCCGTCTGTCGGTCCCTGGACCCCATGTGTTTCTGCTAGTGGTCAGGTTGGGCAGATTCACACAGGAAGACAAATCTGCTGTGCAGTGGATCCAGAAGCACTTTGGGGAAAAAGCCTCACGGTACACAATTGTGCTGTTCGCAGGTGCCGATCAAATGAAAAAACCGATGGAAGAGTTTCTGAACAATTCCAAGCTACTTCAGGACCTAATTCATTGCTGTGGTGGAAGATATCATATCTTCAATAATGATGATAAACAGAACATCACTCAGGTTACCGAGCTGATGCAAAAAATAGAGAAGATGGTGAAGGAGAATGGAGGAGAATACTACACCAATGAGATGTACAAGGAGGCTGAGAGAAAgatcagagaggaggaggataaGAAGTGGAGAGctgaaaaatgggaaaatgcaaagaaatatTTGAAAGGAGGTGCTTTTGTGGCCACGGCTGTAGGAGGAGTTGCAGCAGGTACTTCAAGAGCAGTTTGGTTAGCCGTTGCAGTTGGAGCAGCAATGTTAGGGCAGAGAATTGTGATGATAACCTCACTGATATGA